gaaaattgaagaagatttaaatgataaataaagTTGAGTGGTGATATTAATAATATGTCTAAAGTTGAGGGACCCTTCATGAAAATTAGCCCACCCTTCATTTTGAGGATTGATAAAAGCGAAAATTGATGATGATAAACAAATAAAGAGTCTTAACCCGACCGTTAAACTCTTCAATTCTTCATCTATCCTCCAATTTCCATACTCAAATGACGCCCGAGAACTGAAAGCTGAAGCCCCAACCGCCGCACCAGTAAACTACCACCTGCAGAGATAGGGCATGACCATGGCTTCCTTTTCTCACCGACCAATATCACCATGCCTGTACGGCCACTCCAACCCTATCTATCTCTATTCATCTCCCATGTTCTTATCTTTTCCATTCCACCTTACGACGTCGCTTAATCTGCGAGTTTCTGCGCTAAAGACTGATTCCGACGGGCTGAGGAAACCGACTGTCCCTCCGGGGAAAGACTTGgatggaatttctgaagatgagGACGACGGTGATGGGAAGAGAAATTACAAGGAGAAGGAAGAGGAGGAATGGGTCGATTGGGAGGACCAGATTTTGGAGGACACTGTTCCGCTTGTTGGCTTTGTTAGAATGATTCTTCACTCTGGGAAGTAAGTTTTTGCAAATTGATTAAATTCTATCATACCCTtctaaaaatcaaactgaattatgCTTTCTTAGTGTGTTGTCAATCagttgtatttaattttttgctttctCCTTAATCGCCAAGTCTTATTTTGCTATTCATTCGAATGCTCAAATCTGGTACTGTTATTGAATTTCGATATTATGCGTCCCCACTTGCATTTATTGTTGAAATATTTGTTTTATCCAAATCCATTACTAGCTTCATTACTGTCTCTGTAGATACTATGCTTCCCGTATTCAATTCCAAATAGGAGTAAAAAAGCTTTGCTGATTGGTTTCACTGCGATACTAAACGGAAGTACAAATTGCATGGTTGTTCTTTTTGTTTGCTTACTATTGATGGGTTTACAATCAAATTTGGTCAGTTtgcttttcattaatttttttcccCACTTGTAGTCATTTGAtggttattatttataaaattgaagaTGTGGAAGCCAAAAGCATAAGCTGCTTTGTATGTATCCCTACTTTGGTGGTTCATGTTTCAGTCAAATCCAAATCTCTGGCATCTCTGTTTGTGGCACTATATATCTATAATCTTCTCATCATGCTAAAATATGGgaaaaaacaattgtcaatttcAAGTTTAGCATATTTGTGATTGTTATCCTTGAGGTGATTGGTTTTAGCATGTGTATGTGTGTGCAGATGTATGTTCCTGTGTGAATGATTTTGTGATATACTTCTTTGTTTTTTGGTTCCAAGTTATCATCTTATCCACGTGAGATTTGTTACTGCAGATATGAGAATGGAGATAGATTAAGTCCAGAACATGAGAGAACCATTGTTGAGAGGTTGCTTCCATATCATCCAGAGTGTACAAAGAAGATTGGATGCGGAATTGATTATATTACAGTAGGTCTTATTTGCTCTCTTCCCCAATTTGCATgacaatattatttatttatttattattgggAAGTAGGGGTAGAGGACATTATGAGTGACATTCCATGGGTGCTACCATTTCTTTACTACACTGTGGGGATGATGCGTTTTAAGTTGAGTGACATTCCATTTGTTTAGATTAGTCTCTACTCTATAACCAATGTAAAAGTGGAAAAAAAATTGTGGGCACATTAGCACTTCTCGACATGTGTTTGTACAAGAGCAAGAGGTGTTGATTTAATATCATTCTAGTTCATGGTACATTATATTACATAAACGTTGATAAGGCTTCACAATTAAGACTTGGTTATTATAAGTGAAGAAGTGTGCATACCAAACTGCTTAGCCTTACAACCAACGGCTAGGATTGTTGCTGCCTAGCAGCCAGCAGACAATTAACAAAATCTCATAGAAATCGTTacctttttgctttctttttttatataaatttgttagGATTGATGTGATTCCATGCTTTAATTGAAGGGCTATAGAAAGTTATtcctatttaatatattatttgtatTTCTAAATAGAGGATCTAATATATTCTTATTATAGTTAGAgaacttaatttatggtttttgatACTTCGAGTCGTCGTCTGAGCATGCCATATCGACAGTGTCGATACGACACGACATGCAGACACAATTCCGAATATGTGTCAGACACGTGTGCATGCAGTCAGACACGTTAATGAGAGAAATTTCTCAAGATGAATAGTAGAATGAGGATGAAGAAGCTTCCATGGCACACAGAACAATATTTCAGCAAAGGGAGAAGTTGCTAAAGCTAAATAGAACCACTATATCAGCTGAAAAAGGGATGAAGAAGCTTCTTGATACGCAAAGAAATTTGTTTATACGTTGAAAATAGTTTATGGAAGAGCTGAAATAGAAcaaaaatgaagaagaaaaaccAAAGGGAGATGAAAAAGCAGAGGAAGAAAAATGGTGAAATATTTGAAGTGGAAGAAGGTAGACTTGTGAGAGTTGGAGAGTTGAAGTAGTGTAATTTTTATGGAGCCCACCAAACTTCCCGGCTGAAAAGAATGGCAAAAAGAAAAGGGTAACTGTGGCCTGTTTATTTATTAGTTGGTGGCTGCCATCTTTTCAAATTTTAGTTACATTAAAATTAGGTTGGCAATCCTACAATTAATTCAAGTTTGAAAGCATCCTTTTCTTCTCCCATGCTCAATTGAATATTGAACGTTAAATTACCATCGGCTCtcctaataataattaattaaataataaaaaataggttAAACTAGACaatacttatttttatataattttatattttatattttagtttattatatAATCATATCCAAGTATCCGTGTTTGGATCTGGATCCATATTCCTGTTTCTTCTTTTTAAGAAGTCTATGAATCTAAGGCACGTGTATGTATACGCATTCAATACCCGTACCCATGGCCGAGTTCGAGTAATATAGTTTATGGTATCATACCATATATGTTTTAGATCTTTCATCATAAATAGGAAAGCTtttgtattataatatataggggtgagcattcggtcagttcagttttaaaccgaactgaaccgaataaaccaaaaattaaaattttgatatttataaaaatcaaatcgaattgattttggtcaaaaatcaaattgaatcgaaccgatctgtttcggtttgatttgattgatttgaatttttaataacttatttattttttacaccttatttttagtattttaaaatttaattgaaatattttaatcttgatTATGATCTAacatctctatattattaaaaataatatactattatcactaatcgattcggtttagtttttatttttttaatcaaaactgaactgaatcaaaataactgaaattttttaaattaaaaatcgaatcaaaccgaaatgaataaaaaatcgaatcaaattaattcgattcggtcagttttttcggtttaaactgaatactgctcacccctaatgaTATATAGAATCCAGTTCAATAAAGATATAGTTCTTTGAGGTTTTGTATCAGTGGATGTAGGCTCTCGTAGTTGAATTATGTAACTCGTGTTATTTTTTCTCACTTCTATTATTCTAACTTTAATATGGTATTGAAACTTTCAATTTTTTAGGTTTGATATTATTTACGGGTACTATTCATCATTATTGTTTATTGGCACCGTTGAAAGATACTGGTCATGGGCACTATTCATCATACTGTTTATGGGCACTGTACTCACTTAAGTTCTTGTGTTTGATTGGTGGTGTTTGTACAATCCTATGAGTTGTTTTATGTTTCCTTGCCGGTCTTGCCTTTAGAAGGAAATTTTGTGTTTGATGTTTTCTTGCTGGCCTTGCCTTTAGAGAGGGACTATGTGTTGATGTTTCCTTGCTGGCATTGCCTTCCAAGAGCGAAGTGCAATTCTGAgagttattttgtattttagtaCTTTGTGTGAGTGTCTTTGTGGGCAAGAGCGAAGTGCAATTCTGAGAGTTGTTTTGTATTTTAGTACTTTGTGTGAGTGGTTCTTAATATGCTTATGAATTGCTAATCGTGAGCTGTTGTGGGGAAGTTTTTAGCCTCTATGTAGAATCTTATTAAGTGAAAATGTTAAAATTGATGAGATTTCATGCTATAATTAAGGAGAGTATTATGAAAAGttatttctatttaatataagatttatatttttaaatagataGAATACTATATGTCTTTATATTCCTAAACTTGGGGTATTTGATATATTCCTATTATAGATTATCATATTTATAGTATCATATTTTATGTGTTTTGGATTTTCCATTATAATTAGAAAAGCGTTTGTATTATGAGATAtagaattcaatttaataaaaatgtagTCTTTTTGAGGTTTTAGGTCCGTGAAAGCTCTCGCAACCCAACTGCATAAatctttttatgttattttcttCTCCCTTCTATTATTCTAACTTTAACAAAAAaatccttttttcttttgtctttTCCCGCCTTTTTCATGTTTAAGCCTCGAGAGCCTCATGGCAAATGCCTCACATGTATCATAAAAACTGTAAATGATGGCCTTGAAATTTGGTCTCAAAAAAGCCTTAATTGAACTTTATCTGCATTTTCTGCTAATAGGGCATTACCATTACATAGTCCCAAAGGAAGTCTCTCATTCATATCCCAAATcccaatttaaaatttgattttctgCATGCATAATCTTTTCAAACTGTATATTCATAATTTAAGGAAAGTCTCAGCTGGTAATCACTGCTACATTTCAAATAGATACAAGGAAAAAGCACCTAGGCGCTACTCTGATGCTTTTTTCCTATTTTTTGTTTATGGATGATTCACAATCCTGTGCTTTTTCTTATATTCATAGGTCTTGTAACTGAGCTGCCCATAAGTGGGCACAAAAAGGCCCTTGGTTATCCTCGGATTTGTGATTTTTCTTCTGTTCAGAGGTAGTCTAGTCTCCCAAATCAAGTCAACGTAAGAAGCACCtctggtgtgatttgtttgatcAAGGAAACTTCAATTAACTATGAGTGTGGAGGGATCAAACCTTTATGAGCGTTATCAAGTCATTTTGACCTTTATGAGATTTAGTTGTTGTGATTATTATATAATCTTATATCTGAGTCTCTTGTTGTTATTTATAGGTTGACCATCATCCTGATTTTGAAACCTCAAGGTGCTTGTTCATTGTTCGAAAAGATGGACAATTGGTGGACTTTTCTTACTGGAAATGCATAAAGGGCCTAATCAGGAAGAACTATCCACTATATGCAGACAGCTTTATTCTCAGACATTTCCGCCGGCGTAAGCAGAGGTGATGAAGGTAGTACACTCAACTATTTGATCATACATATCATTGTATGTTGCAGAATTTTGTGCTTTATCCTTAGTGTTTAAATCATGTAATTCTATTTCCTAAAATAACATTTGCAGTAGTTAGAAGAAAATGCTGATATTTTCAAACTGTAATGCTTAGTGTAAGTTCCTAGAAAATAGATCTGCAAGATTGGCATCAGTACTTCTCAAATTCTCAATAGGTCTTTTAGTTGGATAAGGCCTCGAAACATCAAATTCAACTCTTCTCATTTCTCCCTCTTTGGAAACTAGAAATTTGCAAAATTGCaattgatttattattattatatcaatTCTCATTTAGAAATATATTCCCCGTTTTCGCATGCttcattttgaatgaaaaaaaattaaatgaatttttatataatcatacatgattttatttttttaaaaaaataaaaatattataaattaaaaaaaaataaattctttcattttaaactagaaaattaatagaaaagaattgatttgaaatgaattcttatgaaatttttaattccaAACAAGGCAGATATGtgaaagaattcaattcttttaacttgaaagaaaaataatttttatcattcattttacaataaaagtatttaaatggatttctataaaattttgcaagatttatatttttttaaattaaaaaagattgaatttttcatttcaaataaaataaatgttaaaatataaatgaattgaattgaattttagcttaattttttattctaaacgGATAGTATATAAAGTAGAAATTATGCAAAAATACAAGGTGATTCCATGAGAATCGAATtcattgcattttttttttctcaactgGCTTCTTAGACAGTTTTGCATAAATGAGATGACTTATGAGCTCCTTGTGTCTGTTTGTTGCAACCAGAATTGGTGATCTACCAAGAATCCGATCAGGGAGTCAAGTTTCTGCATGTggtttcttttttttcattaaatattgTTGAAGGCTCTATATAATCCTTATCTACGATGGTTTCGCTCTAATAATTTTTCTGCATGTTGGGTTTGAGTTATTTCTGATGAGCTTGAACGCAAATCAAACCAAAAGCATCACTCCTTAGCCCAGGCCTCCTGTGGATTTATCTCTTCActacataattatttttctagTTCAGTAAAAAATAACATgtgaaaattttaatgaaaatgctttattattttagtatttttatgattaaaatatatgtaatttatttttaaattaatttttaatccattttaactgatttatttaaaaaatatctttataatattcaatccatttttttttgttatagtAACTCCAACATTAATCCCAAGTATCTTTCAAATGGTAATATATAAGAGAGACAGGAGATTGCTAGGAGGAGAGCTTCAACTTATGATTAGtgctttttatattaaattattaatatataaaattaagattttcCTTTTAATGAAGAgggtaatatatttatataaaaatttttaaaaatcaactaAAAAATATAGTATATACAAAtcaaatctaaaaattaaatttaataattattatcatttctCAAAagccttaaaatatttttttaataatatattagtaTCACAAAAGTGACTTCTTCATCTTTTcagattttagattttttttttttcatttttaaatattt
The sequence above is a segment of the Manihot esculenta cultivar AM560-2 chromosome 5, M.esculenta_v8, whole genome shotgun sequence genome. Coding sequences within it:
- the LOC110616236 gene encoding protein DCL homolog, chloroplastic, with the translated sequence MTMASFSHRPISPCLYGHSNPIYLYSSPMFLSFPFHLTTSLNLRVSALKTDSDGLRKPTVPPGKDLDGISEDEDDGDGKRNYKEKEEEEWVDWEDQILEDTVPLVGFVRMILHSGKYENGDRLSPEHERTIVERLLPYHPECTKKIGCGIDYITVDHHPDFETSRCLFIVRKDGQLVDFSYWKCIKGLIRKNYPLYADSFILRHFRRRKQR